The proteins below come from a single bacterium HR11 genomic window:
- the mec gene encoding CysO-cysteine peptidase codes for MAVLEVRSLSFDTLQIPRSLVETMEAHAAEDYPYEACGLLVGYPDGRVVEIYRTPNVEPTRRHDRYVIDPLTYRRVERSADERGLRILAVYHSHPDHPARPSETDRQRAWPDFVYIVLRVTARGVEEWTAWRLDETGQFVPFPCRVEA; via the coding sequence ATGGCGGTCCTGGAGGTGCGTTCCCTGAGTTTCGACACTCTGCAGATTCCCCGCTCCCTGGTCGAGACGATGGAGGCCCATGCGGCCGAGGACTACCCTTACGAGGCTTGCGGTCTCCTCGTCGGTTACCCTGACGGGCGAGTCGTCGAGATCTACCGGACCCCGAACGTCGAGCCGACCCGACGGCACGACCGCTACGTGATCGACCCCTTGACGTACCGACGGGTCGAGCGGTCGGCCGACGAGCGGGGCCTTCGCATCTTAGCCGTCTATCACTCGCATCCCGACCATCCGGCCCGGCCGTCGGAGACGGACCGCCAGCGGGCGTGGCCGGACTTTGTCTACATCGTCCTGCGGGTCACGGCCCGGGGCGTCGAGGAGTGGACCGCCTGGCGGCTGGACGAGACGGGCCAGTTCGTGCCTTTCCCCTGCCGGGTCGAAGCGTGA
- the pal_1 gene encoding Outer membrane protein P6: protein MVALLVGMAAGSYAQVRTGNSSEGDSGIFHVISSQTVSKGRLWFGVAHDNLDRDPLDADESHYRVGLGFGITDWLQVQAAWDVLTQYDVDPKGGATGFFNTQFISRNTWFSGLGDLWAGLKLRVLDVRQQPVGLGVLARVKIPAASASDGVGTGKVDLDVRGLLEFNVQDTVGLFGNAGFLLAGKPEAHRVGNQFVYGAGLAVPYKTRLQLVAEVSGGVVQSGGQIDDYTDLGVGLRWFITDNWNVTAAYRRNVQAGSDLSQHPDGGTVVLGYWPQPKVAAPPPPPPPPPPPPAPPPPPPPVVVPPAPALAEVYFDFDRYEIRPTEVEKLDKLAQYLKDHPDVNIVVEGHTCYIGTDEYNMALGFHRAEAVKEYLVSKGIDAARIETVSYGETQPKYDNAQEITRRFNRRAWFVIREKPKP from the coding sequence ATGGTGGCCCTGTTGGTGGGCATGGCCGCTGGGTCGTACGCTCAAGTCCGGACGGGCAATAGCTCGGAAGGCGACAGCGGCATCTTTCACGTGATATCCAGCCAGACGGTCTCGAAGGGTCGCCTCTGGTTTGGGGTCGCCCACGACAACCTGGACCGAGACCCCTTAGATGCGGATGAGAGCCATTATCGAGTGGGCCTCGGCTTCGGCATCACCGATTGGCTTCAGGTCCAGGCCGCCTGGGACGTCCTGACCCAGTACGACGTCGACCCCAAGGGTGGGGCGACAGGCTTCTTCAATACGCAGTTCATCTCCCGGAATACCTGGTTCAGCGGCCTCGGCGACCTGTGGGCGGGCCTGAAGCTTCGGGTCCTGGACGTTCGTCAACAGCCCGTCGGCCTCGGCGTCCTGGCCCGGGTCAAGATCCCGGCGGCCTCGGCCTCAGACGGCGTCGGGACCGGAAAGGTCGACCTGGACGTGCGGGGCCTGCTGGAGTTCAACGTCCAGGACACGGTCGGCCTGTTTGGGAATGCCGGCTTTCTGCTGGCCGGGAAGCCGGAGGCCCATCGGGTCGGCAATCAGTTCGTGTACGGGGCCGGCTTGGCCGTGCCGTATAAGACCCGGCTTCAGCTCGTGGCCGAGGTCTCGGGCGGCGTCGTCCAGTCCGGCGGCCAGATTGACGACTATACGGACCTGGGCGTCGGCCTCCGGTGGTTCATCACTGACAATTGGAACGTCACGGCGGCCTATCGTCGGAATGTTCAAGCGGGGAGTGACCTGAGTCAGCATCCCGACGGCGGGACCGTCGTCTTGGGCTATTGGCCTCAGCCGAAGGTAGCGGCTCCACCTCCACCGCCACCCCCGCCGCCCCCGCCGCCTGCGCCGCCACCCCCGCCCCCGCCCGTCGTGGTACCCCCGGCGCCGGCCCTGGCGGAGGTTTACTTTGATTTCGACCGTTACGAAATCCGGCCCACGGAGGTCGAGAAGCTGGACAAGTTGGCTCAGTACCTGAAGGACCACCCGGACGTGAACATCGTCGTCGAGGGCCACACGTGTTATATCGGGACGGATGAATACAACATGGCCCTGGGGTTCCATCGGGCCGAGGCCGTCAAGGAGTACTTGGTCTCGAAGGGCATCGACGCCGCCCGCATCGAGACCGTCAGCTACGGGGAGACCCAGCCCAAGTACGACAACGCCCAGGAGATCACCCGTCGCTTCAATCGGCGGGCCTGGTTCGTGATCCGGGAAAAGCCCAAGCCCTGA
- the xpsD_1 gene encoding Type II secretion system protein D yields MMFPRRFWLITMGLTGVVLAYGCAAARYMGRAEKAARAGDWDRALQHCFEALRRDPDNIKYQATCRRMRLAAAEFHFQRAEALVEKNPDDIPTLEQAILEYQLAVQSDPTHQLAAARLEAAILKLQRLKEQRAEAAMEIERAKEKIARAAVLPKILHSEELIDIKYVDTSLRQILDSMGKSFGLNVLYDKDFQDTRYSVELHGVTFQEALQQILAANGLFYKIVSENTIMVIPDNPQKRRQHEELVVRTFYLSNADLNETVNLLRVIAGIQQIVPNTQLYAITVKDTPEKVALAERIIRLNDKARAEVILDVEILEVSRQTAARYGIDIVPEIAVTQTLDIGQGPGVIFGHQFRAIDAAAWAFTFPSIVYRALVTDASTRVLARPQVRAADGQAMTVRLGNRVPIPTTTFTGITPQPGQPPPTGGVIVPITSFQLVDVGINIDVKPRIHHNREVTLDLKFELTSIAAPGRQINEPPTLGSRVVNTTIRLKDGETNLLAGLLRQDERRALRGLPGIQNLPFLRDLFAANERSIEQTDVVFTITPHIIRMPAITEEDLKPLWVGTADQPRLREPPPYTVFQPPPETKPPGEKPPEKPPSPPSEKPPGTSPAQPSPPTSSEKPPEVSPTKPSETPSPGPAGPTTPVQPVQAVGFLWSSQVPEPGRVQLRMWVTGVPKDRPVEVIVESTPPATGSVTVEPPPGGGAPDLMDWRWNTQDRQVSVQFRVRPGVPPNQSIPIGQVEWRMPPDLTSIHIRVRIVEVGRPVEPLLEKEYTVSIPKPPETRP; encoded by the coding sequence ATGATGTTCCCCAGGCGGTTCTGGCTGATCACCATGGGACTGACCGGTGTCGTCCTGGCCTACGGGTGCGCCGCCGCTCGTTACATGGGGCGGGCCGAGAAGGCCGCCCGGGCGGGCGACTGGGACCGGGCGCTCCAGCACTGCTTCGAAGCCCTCCGGCGGGACCCCGATAACATCAAGTATCAGGCGACCTGCCGTCGGATGCGTCTGGCGGCCGCCGAATTCCACTTTCAGCGGGCCGAGGCCCTCGTCGAGAAGAATCCCGACGACATCCCGACCCTGGAACAGGCCATCCTGGAGTACCAACTGGCCGTCCAGTCGGACCCGACCCATCAGTTGGCCGCCGCCCGTCTGGAGGCGGCGATCCTGAAGCTTCAACGCCTGAAGGAACAGCGGGCCGAGGCGGCTATGGAGATCGAGCGGGCCAAGGAGAAGATCGCCCGGGCCGCCGTCTTACCCAAGATCTTGCACAGCGAGGAACTGATCGACATCAAGTACGTCGACACGAGCCTCCGGCAGATCCTGGACTCGATGGGCAAGAGCTTTGGCCTCAATGTCCTCTACGACAAAGACTTTCAGGATACTCGATACAGCGTCGAACTCCACGGCGTCACCTTCCAGGAGGCCCTCCAACAGATCCTGGCCGCCAACGGCCTGTTCTACAAGATCGTCAGCGAAAACACCATCATGGTCATCCCCGACAATCCCCAGAAGCGCCGCCAGCACGAAGAGTTGGTCGTCCGGACGTTCTATCTATCGAACGCCGACCTGAACGAGACGGTCAACCTTCTGCGGGTCATCGCCGGCATCCAACAGATCGTCCCCAATACCCAGCTTTACGCCATCACCGTCAAGGACACGCCCGAGAAGGTCGCCCTGGCCGAACGGATCATCCGTCTCAACGACAAGGCCCGGGCGGAAGTCATCCTGGACGTCGAGATCCTGGAGGTCAGTCGTCAAACGGCGGCCCGCTATGGGATCGACATCGTCCCCGAGATCGCCGTCACGCAGACGCTGGACATCGGCCAGGGACCGGGTGTCATCTTCGGCCATCAGTTCCGGGCCATCGACGCGGCCGCCTGGGCCTTTACTTTCCCGTCGATCGTCTATCGGGCCCTCGTCACGGACGCCAGCACCCGCGTCTTGGCCCGGCCGCAGGTCCGGGCCGCCGACGGCCAGGCCATGACCGTCCGCTTAGGCAACCGAGTCCCCATCCCGACGACGACCTTCACGGGCATCACGCCTCAGCCGGGCCAGCCCCCGCCGACCGGGGGCGTCATCGTCCCCATCACGAGCTTTCAGCTCGTGGACGTCGGGATCAATATCGACGTCAAGCCCCGGATTCACCACAACCGGGAAGTCACGCTGGACTTAAAGTTTGAGCTGACATCCATCGCCGCCCCGGGCCGTCAGATCAATGAACCGCCGACCTTAGGGAGTCGGGTCGTCAACACGACCATCCGATTAAAGGACGGGGAGACGAATCTCCTGGCGGGTCTTCTTCGGCAGGACGAGCGCCGGGCCTTGCGGGGTCTGCCCGGGATTCAGAATCTTCCCTTCCTACGAGACCTGTTCGCCGCCAACGAACGGAGCATCGAGCAGACGGACGTCGTCTTCACGATCACGCCCCACATCATCCGCATGCCGGCTATCACCGAGGAAGACCTGAAGCCTCTCTGGGTCGGGACGGCCGACCAGCCCCGTCTCCGGGAGCCCCCGCCGTACACGGTCTTCCAACCGCCGCCGGAGACGAAACCGCCTGGGGAAAAGCCGCCCGAGAAGCCACCTTCGCCGCCTTCTGAAAAGCCCCCCGGGACATCTCCGGCCCAGCCGTCTCCACCGACGTCTTCCGAGAAGCCCCCAGAGGTGTCGCCGACGAAGCCGTCTGAAACGCCTTCACCGGGGCCTGCAGGTCCGACGACCCCGGTCCAGCCCGTCCAAGCCGTCGGCTTCCTGTGGAGCAGTCAGGTCCCCGAACCCGGTCGGGTGCAACTTCGCATGTGGGTGACCGGTGTGCCGAAGGACCGGCCCGTGGAGGTCATCGTCGAATCGACCCCACCGGCGACGGGCTCGGTCACGGTCGAGCCCCCGCCGGGCGGCGGCGCCCCGGACCTTATGGACTGGCGGTGGAACACGCAAGACCGACAGGTATCGGTCCAATTTCGGGTCCGCCCCGGTGTCCCCCCGAATCAGTCGATCCCCATCGGGCAGGTCGAGTGGCGCATGCCGCCGGACCTGACGTCTATCCACATCCGGGTGCGGATCGTCGAAGTCGGTCGGCCCGTTGAGCCCCTACTGGAGAAGGAGTACACTGTCTCGATCCCAAAACCCCCGGAGACCCGGCCCTGA
- the slmA gene encoding Nucleoid occlusion factor SlmA, whose amino-acid sequence MPFEDGIMPWTPRVRERPAVRERLLAVARQLFARYGYEHVSTAAIARLAGTSESQLFRHFVSKADLLLAIFEETWRALNERLQGVLQETADVRTSAVRLLAVFIEFFTTNPDVAFLMLFEGRRVRGDSRVALSRGFLEFTERVRRLVERGQQEGVLPGSLNPAALAVALVGAAEGMVRDWVMAQRFQQAPPYSLEDVQATFVALMNGLAAVARSAEEG is encoded by the coding sequence ATGCCGTTCGAAGACGGGATCATGCCTTGGACGCCACGGGTTCGAGAGCGTCCGGCCGTCCGGGAACGCCTCTTGGCGGTCGCCCGTCAGTTGTTCGCCCGCTACGGGTACGAGCATGTCTCGACGGCCGCCATCGCCCGGCTGGCCGGGACGTCGGAATCTCAGCTGTTCCGTCACTTCGTCAGCAAGGCCGACCTGCTCCTGGCCATCTTTGAAGAGACCTGGCGCGCGCTGAACGAACGTTTGCAGGGGGTCCTGCAGGAGACGGCCGACGTCCGAACGTCGGCCGTCCGTCTCCTGGCCGTGTTTATCGAGTTCTTCACCACGAATCCCGACGTGGCCTTTCTGATGCTTTTCGAGGGCCGGCGGGTCCGGGGCGACAGTCGTGTGGCCCTTTCGAGGGGTTTTCTCGAGTTTACGGAACGGGTCCGACGGCTGGTCGAGCGGGGCCAGCAGGAGGGGGTGCTCCCTGGGTCCTTGAACCCCGCGGCCCTGGCCGTGGCCCTCGTCGGGGCCGCCGAGGGGATGGTCCGGGACTGGGTCATGGCCCAGCGGTTTCAACAGGCGCCGCCCTATTCACTGGAAGACGTCCAGGCGACCTTTGTCGCTCTCATGAATGGCCTGGCCGCCGTGGCCCGCTCGGCTGAGGAAGGATGA
- the helY gene encoding putative helicase HelY encodes MTETRLSTQDWRKALHGWLQTLREDLATAVRQLPELLAAFPHVRTELLERLGDQVRTDVLRKLFEAVPDLLPGDEATFEWLVEHSPRLLEVWLERYDLTPAQAWRLIEAAPRRVVSRKLLERAFQALPEAFRELYGKLSAPARKRLALWRDVLFEEPVSAALRSALAEWLEGRPVWNPAALEDLKRLLDLREDVRDVLLGTLPDLIRRTFQPEVPIKIRQDEVLWFLHRPDQPIPPEWQAWLVESLSRLGNPILWAWAREHPQLQTAVAAVSSHSRGWLSLEWVLRCLNEPTGRVHQRKLEALLGELGVSLRSGRRQRMVSAEELARVLDVVSLPRFIHRLRHFKHVEEISRDPAVLRRLVEAKLLRRTVVPHIYESLVEDRDLRATLQRWTQEYRTARQERRRRLRELIQRNLVPVPPEPFRPDPFQVEAVKAFRQGLDVLVTAPTGSGKTWIAEQAMEEVLRQGGRAFYATPLRALSYQKLRAFREKFGWEQVGVLTGEYRENATAPLIVGTTEIVRNLLLDGARFQLLVLDEAHYIGDVERGSAWEESILLAPLETRLILLSATIPNAEEIAAWLRSLGRRVLIATRPERPVPLEFLTWMEEGPELGLYPRGRHPGLRELLQTLKQWSMTPALIFVGRRDDAMVMAHEAAHFLPPKDERAEGLPQHPLAHLLRRGIGVHHAGLGYAFRETVESLMERGELDFIFCTSSLAHGIDAPVRTTVLYDVSPFWNRSELQHALGRAGRRGYDQVGFAVVALPAANIRSVIQALRLGPQPLESAFAPHDAAVAALVAQYGIDGTLELARKSLRVFQGDGDVQGQIVQSIRRLVRLGFMDRDGTLTDMGRSIVKLMHPHATAVVLTLNTVHAIGPEEAAIIAAFFSNERPPRRIRRYLEHPLIHVMTEAARMAELTEIDPRDGAKRAWIIRQWLRGREERLREMVGVDAEGDIERLRIQVVELLRKMESLELSAATQALYVLDPHFLAEHPDWPTTAAREA; translated from the coding sequence ATGACTGAAACAAGGTTATCAACCCAAGACTGGCGAAAAGCCCTCCACGGCTGGCTTCAGACCCTGCGGGAAGATTTGGCTACGGCCGTCCGCCAGCTCCCCGAGCTCCTGGCGGCCTTCCCGCACGTCCGGACCGAGCTCCTGGAGCGTTTGGGAGACCAGGTCCGGACCGACGTCCTTCGGAAGCTCTTCGAAGCCGTGCCGGACCTCCTGCCGGGCGATGAGGCGACCTTTGAATGGTTGGTCGAGCACAGTCCCCGCCTCCTGGAGGTCTGGCTCGAGCGATACGACCTGACGCCGGCCCAGGCCTGGCGTCTCATCGAGGCGGCCCCCCGGCGGGTCGTCTCCCGAAAGCTCCTGGAGCGGGCCTTCCAAGCCCTGCCAGAGGCCTTCCGGGAGCTCTACGGGAAGCTGTCGGCCCCGGCCCGGAAGCGACTCGCCCTCTGGCGGGACGTGCTCTTCGAAGAGCCCGTCTCGGCGGCCCTGCGGTCGGCCCTGGCCGAATGGCTCGAGGGCCGGCCCGTGTGGAATCCGGCCGCCCTGGAAGACCTGAAGCGTCTCCTGGACCTTCGGGAAGACGTCCGGGACGTCCTGCTGGGGACCTTGCCGGACCTGATTCGCCGGACGTTTCAACCCGAGGTCCCCATCAAGATCCGCCAGGACGAGGTCCTGTGGTTCCTCCACCGGCCGGACCAGCCGATCCCGCCCGAGTGGCAGGCCTGGCTCGTCGAGAGCCTCAGCCGCTTGGGGAACCCCATCCTGTGGGCCTGGGCCCGGGAGCACCCCCAGCTCCAGACGGCCGTCGCCGCCGTCTCGTCCCATTCCCGGGGCTGGCTCTCGCTGGAATGGGTCCTGCGGTGTCTGAACGAACCGACGGGCCGGGTCCATCAACGGAAGCTCGAAGCGCTCCTCGGCGAGCTGGGGGTTAGCCTGCGGTCGGGCCGACGGCAACGCATGGTTTCGGCCGAGGAGCTGGCTCGGGTCCTGGACGTCGTCTCGCTCCCCCGTTTCATCCACCGCCTGCGCCACTTCAAGCACGTCGAGGAAATCAGCCGGGACCCGGCCGTCTTGCGCCGGCTCGTCGAGGCGAAACTCCTGCGGCGGACGGTCGTCCCGCATATTTACGAGAGCCTCGTCGAGGATCGGGACTTACGGGCGACCCTTCAGCGGTGGACCCAGGAGTACCGGACGGCTCGGCAGGAGCGGCGTCGGCGACTTCGGGAACTGATCCAGCGGAATCTGGTCCCGGTCCCGCCCGAGCCTTTCCGGCCGGACCCCTTCCAAGTCGAGGCCGTCAAGGCCTTCCGGCAGGGCCTGGACGTTCTGGTCACGGCCCCGACGGGTTCCGGGAAGACCTGGATCGCCGAGCAGGCCATGGAAGAAGTCCTTCGGCAGGGCGGCCGGGCCTTTTATGCGACGCCCCTGCGGGCCCTGTCGTACCAGAAGCTTCGGGCCTTCCGGGAGAAGTTCGGCTGGGAGCAGGTCGGCGTCCTGACGGGCGAGTACCGAGAAAACGCCACGGCACCCCTCATCGTCGGGACGACCGAGATCGTGCGGAACCTCCTCCTGGACGGGGCCCGATTCCAGCTCCTGGTCCTGGACGAGGCCCACTACATCGGGGACGTCGAACGGGGGAGCGCCTGGGAGGAGAGCATCCTGCTGGCGCCCCTGGAGACCCGCCTGATCCTCCTTTCGGCGACGATCCCCAACGCCGAGGAGATCGCCGCCTGGCTCCGGAGCCTGGGCCGCCGGGTGCTCATCGCGACCCGGCCCGAACGGCCCGTTCCCCTGGAGTTTCTCACGTGGATGGAGGAGGGTCCGGAGTTGGGTCTCTATCCGCGGGGCCGTCATCCGGGCCTCCGGGAACTCCTCCAGACCCTCAAACAGTGGTCGATGACGCCGGCCCTGATCTTCGTCGGGCGTCGGGACGACGCCATGGTCATGGCGCATGAGGCGGCCCATTTTCTGCCGCCGAAGGACGAGCGCGCCGAGGGGCTTCCCCAGCATCCCCTGGCCCACCTCCTGCGGCGGGGCATCGGCGTCCATCACGCCGGCCTGGGGTACGCCTTCCGGGAGACCGTCGAGTCCCTGATGGAGCGGGGCGAGCTGGACTTCATTTTCTGCACGTCCAGCCTGGCCCACGGCATCGACGCCCCCGTGCGGACGACGGTCCTGTATGACGTCTCGCCCTTCTGGAATCGGTCCGAGCTTCAGCACGCCCTGGGCCGGGCCGGCCGTCGGGGCTACGACCAGGTCGGCTTCGCCGTCGTGGCCCTGCCGGCCGCCAACATCCGAAGCGTGATCCAGGCCCTGCGGCTGGGGCCCCAGCCCCTGGAGTCGGCCTTTGCGCCCCACGATGCGGCCGTCGCCGCCCTGGTCGCCCAGTACGGGATCGACGGGACCCTCGAGTTGGCCCGCAAGAGTCTCCGGGTCTTCCAAGGCGACGGCGACGTCCAGGGCCAAATCGTACAGTCGATCCGCCGTTTGGTCCGCCTCGGTTTCATGGACCGGGACGGGACCCTCACCGACATGGGCCGGTCCATCGTGAAGCTCATGCATCCCCACGCCACGGCCGTCGTCCTAACGCTGAATACGGTTCATGCCATCGGACCCGAAGAGGCGGCCATCATCGCCGCCTTCTTCAGCAACGAGCGGCCGCCTCGACGGATTCGGCGCTACCTTGAGCATCCCCTCATCCACGTCATGACGGAGGCCGCCCGAATGGCAGAGCTGACCGAGATCGACCCCCGGGACGGGGCGAAACGGGCGTGGATCATCCGGCAGTGGCTCCGGGGTCGGGAAGAACGGCTCCGGGAGATGGTCGGCGTCGACGCCGAGGGCGACATCGAGCGGCTCCGCATCCAGGTCGTCGAGCTCCTCCGTAAGATGGAAAGCCTGGAGCTGTCGGCGGCGACCCAGGCCCTCTACGTCTTGGACCCCCACTTCCTGGCCGAGCATCCCGACTGGCCGACGACGGCCGCCCGGGAAGCATAG
- the prkC_1 gene encoding Serine/threonine-protein kinase PrkC: protein MGEIQRLGRYQVTGILGRGSMGVVYQGFDPLIEREVALKVIRIPPWMSEEEVQEYRERFFREAKAAGKLQHPNIVTIYDIGTDERTGIPFIVMELVRGETLKNRIQREGSLPWPMMVDVARQVAEALHFAHAHGIVHRDIKPSNIMLTESGLVKITDFGIAHMPASELTRTGQLLGSPSYMSPEQVIGERVTHRTDLFSLGVVLFEGLTGQKPFQGDTFSQITFKIVHEPPPDLRVLRPDLPEALYGLVERLLAKDPGGRFETAGAIAAYIRQHLSPASPEAAEALPIESLGEATLPEGVPASAPPIHGLETAQITADRWPRSLQALEFLVRWVLPLILLTVPFGWWSMSRRAPAPPGSRTLPGAVHPESRPTASPVLPTPRSVRPETPAVSPEACTVRFSIVHKYQFMDVRAQVDGTAVFEKRFYGRIRKFTVLKVVERSVASGTFPLPRGDHVLAFQMDGEGETKTYSQAVRCDESQEIRIRLENMRGTEVRALGVLEAEAPPR, encoded by the coding sequence ATGGGGGAGATTCAGCGCCTGGGGCGGTATCAGGTCACCGGCATCCTGGGTCGGGGTTCGATGGGCGTCGTCTATCAGGGGTTTGACCCCCTCATCGAGCGGGAGGTCGCCCTCAAGGTCATCCGCATCCCGCCCTGGATGTCCGAGGAAGAGGTCCAGGAATACCGGGAGCGGTTCTTTCGCGAGGCCAAGGCGGCCGGCAAGCTCCAGCACCCGAACATCGTGACGATCTACGACATCGGGACGGACGAGCGGACGGGCATCCCCTTCATCGTCATGGAGCTCGTCCGGGGGGAGACCCTGAAGAATCGTATCCAGCGGGAGGGAAGCCTACCGTGGCCGATGATGGTCGACGTCGCCCGTCAGGTCGCCGAGGCCCTCCACTTTGCCCATGCCCACGGCATCGTCCACCGGGACATCAAGCCCTCCAACATCATGCTGACCGAGAGCGGCCTCGTGAAGATCACGGACTTCGGGATCGCTCACATGCCGGCCTCGGAACTCACCCGGACGGGTCAACTCCTGGGTTCCCCCAGCTACATGTCGCCCGAGCAGGTCATCGGCGAGCGGGTCACGCACCGGACGGACCTCTTTTCCCTGGGCGTCGTGCTGTTCGAGGGGCTGACCGGTCAGAAGCCCTTCCAGGGCGACACCTTCAGCCAGATCACGTTCAAGATCGTGCACGAGCCCCCGCCGGACCTGCGCGTCCTGCGGCCGGACCTGCCGGAGGCCCTGTACGGGCTGGTCGAGCGGCTCCTGGCCAAGGACCCCGGCGGGCGCTTCGAGACGGCCGGCGCGATCGCGGCCTACATTCGTCAGCATCTGAGTCCGGCGTCGCCCGAGGCGGCAGAGGCGCTTCCCATCGAGTCCCTCGGGGAGGCGACCCTCCCGGAGGGCGTCCCGGCGTCGGCCCCGCCGATTCACGGCCTGGAGACGGCGCAGATCACCGCCGACCGGTGGCCGAGATCCCTACAGGCCCTGGAATTCCTCGTCCGCTGGGTCCTCCCCCTCATCCTCTTGACCGTCCCCTTCGGGTGGTGGTCGATGAGCCGCCGGGCGCCGGCGCCCCCCGGAAGCCGGACCCTACCCGGGGCCGTCCATCCGGAGAGTCGGCCGACCGCTTCGCCGGTCCTGCCGACCCCACGGAGCGTCCGGCCTGAGACGCCGGCAGTCTCCCCTGAAGCCTGTACAGTCCGATTCTCAATCGTTCACAAGTACCAATTCATGGACGTCCGGGCTCAGGTCGACGGCACGGCGGTCTTTGAAAAGCGCTTCTACGGGCGGATTCGAAAATTCACGGTCCTGAAGGTCGTCGAGCGGTCGGTCGCCTCGGGGACGTTCCCCCTGCCGAGGGGGGACCACGTCTTGGCCTTTCAGATGGACGGAGAGGGCGAAACGAAAACATACAGCCAGGCCGTCCGCTGTGACGAGTCTCAGGAAATCCGGATCCGCCTCGAAAATATGCGGGGGACGGAAGTCCGGGCTCTGGGTGTGCTGGAAGCCGAGGCCCCGCCACGATAG
- the macB_3 gene encoding Macrolide export ATP-binding/permease protein MacB has product MNWRDALRMAVDRLSAHPLQTALSLLAVAVGILALVGVSAFVEGVARVINSGASLFSPRSVLVHRLSPAKAFNEKYWLEVQRRPYLTLRDAAAIQRHASAVESTGIYLGIQPIPVTVIVSYGTQKTAPMLLRGVDERILELLQLNLAEGRAFTAEEVRAGRRVVLIGQVTKAALFPDTSPLGRTVRLDGIPFQVVGVLGRLPQVLDFNPNQFVFIPYTVYRRYSPRWEEFAAVATLARSERVVWTAIDQITAIMRWRHRLRPDQPDDFEIITQRAYLEFWQNIEAVIRLTSFLISSVALLVGGIGITAVMVVAVTERTREIGLRKALGARPRDIAVQFLLETLSLTLLGGLLGIGLSVGVMLLMRQAGLPVAFTLQPFGTGVVMAVLTGVAAGMYPAVRASRLDPVEALRYE; this is encoded by the coding sequence ATGAACTGGCGAGATGCCCTGCGGATGGCGGTCGACCGGCTGTCGGCCCATCCCCTCCAGACGGCCCTGAGCCTGCTGGCCGTGGCCGTCGGCATCCTGGCCCTGGTCGGCGTCTCGGCCTTCGTCGAGGGCGTCGCCCGGGTCATCAACTCGGGGGCCAGCCTCTTTAGCCCTCGTTCGGTCCTGGTCCACCGCCTCAGCCCGGCGAAGGCCTTCAACGAAAAGTACTGGCTGGAAGTTCAACGGCGGCCTTACCTGACGCTTCGGGACGCGGCGGCCATCCAGCGGCACGCCAGCGCTGTGGAATCGACGGGCATTTATCTGGGCATCCAGCCCATACCCGTCACGGTCATCGTCAGCTACGGGACTCAAAAGACGGCGCCCATGCTCCTCCGGGGCGTCGACGAGCGGATCTTGGAGCTCCTCCAGTTGAATCTGGCCGAGGGCCGGGCCTTTACGGCCGAGGAGGTCCGGGCGGGCCGCCGGGTCGTCCTCATCGGTCAGGTGACCAAGGCGGCCCTGTTTCCCGATACGTCGCCCCTGGGTCGGACGGTCCGACTGGACGGGATTCCCTTTCAGGTCGTGGGCGTCCTGGGTCGGCTCCCTCAGGTCTTGGATTTTAATCCCAACCAGTTTGTATTCATTCCATACACCGTCTACCGGCGGTACTCGCCCCGGTGGGAAGAGTTCGCCGCCGTGGCGACCCTGGCCCGGTCCGAGCGGGTCGTCTGGACGGCCATCGACCAGATCACGGCCATCATGCGGTGGCGGCACCGGCTCCGGCCGGACCAGCCGGACGACTTCGAGATCATCACCCAGCGGGCGTACCTGGAGTTCTGGCAGAACATCGAGGCGGTCATCCGGTTGACGTCGTTTTTGATCTCGTCGGTTGCCCTGCTGGTCGGGGGGATCGGGATCACGGCCGTGATGGTCGTGGCCGTCACGGAGCGGACGCGGGAGATCGGCCTCCGGAAGGCCCTGGGGGCCCGGCCCCGGGACATCGCCGTCCAGTTTCTCCTGGAGACGCTGAGCCTGACGCTCCTGGGCGGCCTCCTGGGGATCGGCCTGAGCGTGGGGGTCATGCTCCTGATGCGGCAGGCCGGTTTACCGGTGGCCTTCACGCTCCAGCCCTTCGGGACCGGCGTCGTCATGGCCGTCCTGACGGGCGTGGCCGCCGGGATGTATCCGGCCGTCCGGGCCAGCCGGCTGGACCCCGTCGAGGCCCTCCGGTATGAATAG